The following are encoded together in the Phragmitibacter flavus genome:
- a CDS encoding CbiX/SirB N-terminal domain-containing protein encodes MRALLIIGHGSTVNPDSSTPTHQHADEIRRRGLYDEVACAFWKEEPSMREIFYQLRSPEIHIVPNFISEGYFCQQILPRELRLDGPVTFRDGRLIYYTDPVGIHPSMTKLLLKRADEVAPGVPRGETSLIIVGHGTTLNENSTKAIEDQVALIRDGGHGFAEVLGAYMEEPPLVAKWHELASAPNVVVVPFFIADGLHSYQDIPVLLGIESEPTAALSQNDVFRHNPHHLYGKTLYYSSAIGTEALMADVILDQINDFKRPDPAPSPTWIAPDEGIPDGTFTMGQLHIGPASGKEGWLICHVDDASALDDLELHTDPTAARDLGIYDDAGIYRPIKTAPNLKRGWKLHLSTREELRLAIDFFYPAALGLWEHRQAGTLQPVSLRETLGRQTGMYKFANTITDEQAQALVARECGSYAKCSRRLTWKLDDQQPLTQIALEKQPLNADDSVAGDVVPLLCVEACTHVVGAAREQAKANFQAAKK; translated from the coding sequence ATGCGCGCGCTCCTCATCATCGGTCACGGTTCCACGGTGAACCCTGATTCCAGCACTCCCACCCATCAACATGCCGACGAGATTCGGCGTCGTGGCCTTTATGACGAGGTGGCGTGTGCGTTTTGGAAAGAGGAGCCGTCGATGCGCGAGATTTTTTATCAGCTGCGCAGTCCTGAGATTCACATCGTTCCGAACTTCATCAGTGAAGGGTATTTTTGTCAGCAGATTCTTCCGCGTGAGTTGCGATTGGATGGACCGGTGACGTTTCGCGATGGTCGCTTGATCTATTACACCGATCCGGTGGGCATTCATCCGAGCATGACCAAGCTGCTGCTCAAGCGTGCCGATGAAGTGGCTCCCGGAGTGCCGCGCGGGGAAACCAGTTTGATCATCGTCGGTCATGGCACGACGTTGAACGAGAACTCAACCAAGGCGATTGAAGATCAGGTTGCTCTCATTCGCGATGGCGGACATGGGTTTGCGGAAGTGTTGGGGGCTTACATGGAAGAGCCGCCGTTGGTCGCGAAGTGGCATGAACTGGCCAGCGCTCCGAACGTGGTGGTGGTGCCGTTTTTTATTGCGGATGGATTGCACAGCTACCAGGACATCCCTGTTTTGCTGGGCATTGAAAGCGAGCCTACAGCGGCGCTGAGTCAGAACGATGTGTTTCGCCACAATCCGCACCATCTGTATGGCAAGACCCTTTATTATAGCAGCGCGATCGGCACCGAGGCGTTGATGGCCGATGTCATCTTGGATCAAATTAACGATTTCAAACGCCCTGATCCCGCGCCATCGCCGACGTGGATTGCTCCCGACGAGGGGATTCCTGATGGAACTTTTACGATGGGGCAACTGCACATCGGACCGGCTTCCGGCAAGGAAGGGTGGCTGATTTGTCATGTGGATGATGCGTCGGCATTGGATGATCTGGAGTTGCACACCGATCCGACCGCCGCCCGTGATCTCGGCATTTATGATGATGCAGGGATCTATCGGCCCATCAAAACCGCGCCCAATTTGAAGCGCGGATGGAAGCTGCATCTATCAACGCGGGAGGAACTGCGGCTGGCGATCGATTTTTTCTATCCGGCTGCGCTGGGCCTCTGGGAGCATCGGCAGGCGGGGACTTTGCAACCGGTTTCGCTTCGTGAAACCTTGGGTCGGCAGACCGGCATGTATAAATTTGCCAACACCATCACGGATGAACAGGCGCAGGCGCTGGTGGCGCGGGAGTGTGGGTCCTATGCCAAATGCTCACGGCGTCTGACCTGGAAGCTGGATGACCAGCAGCCGCTCACCCAGATAGCTTTGGAGAAACAGCCGTTGAATGCGGATGATTCCGTTGCTGGTGATGTGGTGCCGTTGTTGTGCGTGGAAGCTTGCACGCATGTCGTGGGTGCCGCCCGTGAGCAGGCGAAGGCGAATTTTCAGGCGGCGAAAAAGTAG
- a CDS encoding HAD family hydrolase, giving the protein MLDIPDRPYAGYIFDCDGTLVDSMPIHYVCWIEALRLNGAVYPFTEEEFYSYAGVPEADTVRILNKLHDVDIDAEAVVRAKSEIFLQRIPEIQRINPVADYAIKLHGNAPISVASGSEAPIVQACLTNTGLIELFSIIITPENVKRGKPSPDMFLLAAERMGVDPKDCLVFEDGRSGLEAAAAAGMEAVFIPRTLR; this is encoded by the coding sequence ATGCTGGACATACCCGACCGCCCCTATGCGGGCTACATTTTCGACTGTGATGGCACGCTGGTGGATTCCATGCCCATCCATTATGTGTGCTGGATTGAGGCCCTTCGATTGAACGGAGCCGTTTATCCTTTCACCGAGGAAGAGTTCTACAGCTATGCCGGTGTGCCCGAGGCGGACACGGTGCGCATCCTCAACAAACTTCACGACGTCGACATCGACGCCGAAGCGGTGGTGCGGGCGAAGTCGGAGATTTTCCTGCAGCGCATTCCCGAGATTCAGCGCATCAATCCAGTGGCCGACTATGCGATCAAACTGCACGGAAATGCGCCGATCTCGGTCGCATCCGGAAGCGAGGCGCCGATTGTCCAGGCGTGCCTTACCAATACTGGGCTGATCGAATTGTTCTCCATCATCATCACGCCCGAGAACGTCAAGCGCGGCAAACCTTCGCCGGACATGTTTTTGCTCGCGGCTGAACGCATGGGAGTGGATCCGAAAGATTGCCTGGTGTTTGAAGACGGTCGAAGTGGGCTCGAAGCAGCGGCTGCTGCGGGCATGGAGGCGGTGTTTATTCCGCGCACGCTCAGGTGA